tttttttttttctctaaacttttgtatatatatctaatggagaaaaaaaaaaaggtatttttataagcacaaaaataataaaataatatatattaaataaaaagaaaaattatattagaaaaaaaaaatatatatataagtcccatttatttttttttttttttgtataaaaatttacatgtcctgttaatataataaaaatagcttttttttttttttttttttttttttttttttccctttatttttttttaatgatttatatttttcattgaaaaaaaaaaaaaagaaagcaAAGAAAGGAAACACCGTTTTAAGATTTGTgccatattatataattctttatatataatgatatattctcttctttttagttattaaaaaatatatatatatatatatatatatattttttttaaaagacaCAGTTTTGAACATTTCATATTTaactaatataaaatatgagagcaatttttttttatttttctctcTCCTTTTCTTATAATCAGACCCAAAGAAATATGTGAAATatttaagaatataataatatttttatgcattataattaaaagaaCACAAAGAAAgcttttataaattaaaaaggtttgttattttaacacaaataaaaatgttatatgttttatttatttgcaACACATAagataaatacaaatatgttattgatgatatttattaaaatcttaaaacataatatatataatatataattatatatgtttatatttttattatattattataacatttttgtttttttatctttcaaATGGTAAAAAaaggtaaaaataatatattacaatcaTTTTATCACATTTCTATTgtactatatatttttaaaattttatataaagttatatatttcatatatataacaattttttgttttcttttaaatatcaTAACatccaaaaaaattaaaaaaaagaaaaagaaaatattattccaTTAAAAATGGGTTTttcttaaatttatttattcttaaaataatattaaattttttttataatatatatattatatttataaatatatatatatatatatatatatatatatataaggtcgataatattaagaagaaatattatgaacttcgatatgtatattatattacatatacaaaattataaatacataaatacaatatgtatatgtttatatgtatatatatattatgtatgtattaaccatttcataattaatatgcaataataaaaaatatatttacaattcacttattttttttattctttattaattttttttttttttttatcattcctttaaaaattataataatttataaatattatatatgatgtatgaatatatacatttttataattaaacaaaaaaagaaaaagaaaaaaataaagaattggAGATAATATTTACTTTATTCCATATTTAataaagggaaaaaaaatatattcattttttttttttttttttactcaTATTCCtgaaagaaaaaagtaataatattattaaaaagtatatatttattaaaaaaaaaaatcatattaattttaggaaaaagaatataaaatatatatatatatattttttttccttttccaattttttcttaaaaattaaatgaataacaaatatttagtataaaaatattgtgaTTATAAGAGAGAGAACAAAAAAGTATTgtttgattatatatataaaagttatatgataaaaaaaaaagcatcacatgatatgtatatatatatatatacaatatacttataaataatataattataaagtaATATACcttataattatttcataaaataaaagaagaaaattttttttttttttttttttttttttgttaatatataaatacataaaaaaaattatgaaactcgaatatataaatatactcAAAGAAGAAAACGGAGGATATAATTTTGATAActtaaaaagaaatgaattattaaaagaaaaaggagTAAAGTTTCCACAATTTCGAAAAACAGGAACAACCATATGTGGATTGGTTTGCCAGAATGCAGTTATTTTGGGTGCCGATACAAGAGCTACAGAAGGACCAATAGTAGCTGATAAAAATTGTAGTAAATTACATTACataagtaaaaatatatggtgTGCAGGTGCAGGTGTAGCAGGAGATTTAGAACATACAACTTTATGGTTACAACATAATGTCGAATTACATCGTTTAAATACAAATACACAACCAAGAGTATCCATGTGTGTATCAAGATTAACTcaagaattatttaaatatcaaGGATATAAAGTGTGTGCAATAGTATTAGGTGGAGTAGATGTTAATGGACCACAATTATATGGAATACATCCCCATGGTTCATCTTGTTTATTACCATTTACAGCTTTAGGTTCAGGATCTTTAAATGCTATGGCAGTATTAGAAGCAAAATATAGAGACAATATGACAATAGAAGAAGGAAAAAATCTAGTATGTGAAGCCATATGTGCAGGTATTTTTAATGATTTAGGTTCTGGTGGTAATGTAGATATATGTGTTATTACAAAAGATGGTTATCAACATATAAGACCTTATAAAGAACCAAACGTGAGATTATATCACTTACCTCATCCAACTATATATCCAAAAGGAACCACACCTATTTTATCTGAAAAAAtcgaatatattaaaaaatatatatctatagaAGATGCATAAGTTATAactattatatgtatatatatataagttatGCGTTttgaaataaattttaagtaaaaaaaaaaaaaaataaataaaaaaaaaagttttttttaatcccattttttccttttaaaactaataaaattatatatcgtaatttaaaaaaaaattatatacatatatatatatatatatatatttatttatttatttatttatttattattagatttcatatgatataaaatttatctCTTAATCATATTTAACAACtgaaagatatatattaggTTAAAACGAATAAAAGGATAAATCATAACTTTAATATATACCTTTAAATGGATGTACAGAAATTTAAATTGTTCCATATTTCCTTTTcatggaaaaaatataaatgtaattatatatatatatatatatatatatatatatattatttatttatatatatatatattttttttttttttttttttttttttttttttgtattttctaataatcattgtatatttaatttatagtCTTTTAAggtacaaatatatatcctttatattttaatatattatatatttattatatacctTGAGATATTAaactaaaataaaaacatttgatgaaaatatttataattattattatgaaacataatatatacctATGATATTTTAATGGACATTTTTTTAGAAGGAATgtatgcacatatatatatatatatatatattgtccAAACTTTTGAACCcattcaatatattatatttaaaaagtttatttctcaaattatatttttatatctaatatgttataaaaaaaaaaaaaaacttatatatatattatatatcttcatatttaaatttatatacatactaaaaaatcattatatgttttatattttttatataatagagACTATTCCTATTACAATTTACATTAcatgaataattattaacatattctatttttcatatgcttatttttgtaatttgttagttattttatttttttagagTTAAAAAGTTCAAAATTTACATTAtcataaatgaatatattataaaatcataaaataaaaaaaataaaaatacataaaaaaaaatttacagtTAAATTTCTTCAAAATGATTTTATTAAGaacttaataataattgatttccccttttattttttcttaattgcatccaagtattattattttttaacattaatatcttttaatcaaaaaaaaaaaaatatatatatatatatatatatatatatatatacacatataatgTTACCTTAACCTTctagaaaatatattgtaatattatcatattagATTATGAAtgatttaagaaaaaaaaaaaaaaaaaacatgataaaatataaatattttattttatataaatagaataatacaaaaaattattaaagacAATTAATTcataatgaatatttatattaaaagtgtgcacttttttccttttttttttgtattattattttttttttttgtaagcttataaattcataagttaaaataatttgttatttattttattatgcatatatacacatgtatatttatttatttttttttgtaaggaatgtattaataatataataaaatgaatcataataaaattaattctcATATATCTGTAAAAGatgataaaatgaaaaaccctgaaaatcataataaatatgggatatataaatgtaacaATGAACAAACTTATAAAACATATGATGATAAAGATACTcctaattatataaataatttttatgattgTTTAGATACTTTCTGTGATAATGTAGGAGGTAAAAATGAGTTTGAAAAAAACAAAGTCATAATGAAAAGTGGTATTACAAAtgtacataaaaattatgataacacatttaataaaaataggaATAGTGTAATATCCACAAATAATAGAAATAGTGCATATAGAAATGAAACAACCaataaacattatatatcAAACAGTGTTcctaaatattttaataataacttATTAATTGATgaaaatatgtttaaaacTCAAGATAAAGATAACAATGAACATATTAGAAATATTCGGAATATATCTTATagtgaaataaaatatccaAATTATAATTACTCAAGAAGAGATACAGAACCAAAATATCGTATGTCCAATGAAAggatatattcatataataacgATAATTACATTAATCCTCatttaaaagataattatTGTAATATAAGTAATTCTCCCTCTAATCATAGAGGTGATATGCATTTACAAATAAGAGGTGAAAATTGTAGATATGTTGAAAAGTTTTATACAAATACAAgttatcaaataaaaaatggcAAAGAAAAGGatgcatataataataattacaataataataacaacaacaacaacaataataataataataatgttggttattataattatcatgtTTATAACAAGGGTCTTAATTTTTATGAAGAAtccataaataataataaccagTTAAAACAGTATAGTAATATAC
This region of Plasmodium sp. gorilla clade G2 genome assembly, chromosome: 13 genomic DNA includes:
- a CDS encoding proteasome subunit beta type-7, putative — protein: MKLEYINILKEENGGYNFDNLKRNELLKEKGVKFPQFRKTGTTICGLVCQNAVILGADTRATEGPIVADKNCSKLHYISKNIWCAGAGVAGDLEHTTLWLQHNVELHRLNTNTQPRVSMCVSRLTQELFKYQGYKVCAIVLGGVDVNGPQLYGIHPHGSSCLLPFTALGSGSLNAMAVLEAKYRDNMTIEEGKNLVCEAICAGIFNDLGSGGNVDICVITKDGYQHIRPYKEPNVRLYHLPHPTIYPKGTTPILSEKIEYIKKYISIEDA